The following is a genomic window from Armatimonadota bacterium.
CTGTCACTTGGCCAAGCGCGCCGTCGAGTATCACCGCGGCGACTGCCCGGTGACGGAGCGACGCTGCGACGAGCAGGAGCTGACCATCGGCGGCAGTGTTGCGTGGTTGGGCGATCAGACCCCAATGATGGATCAATACCTCGACGCCTTCCGCAAGGTGGCCGAGAATCTCGACGCGCTGCGAGAGGTGGAGGCGTAGGCGTGACGCCCTACTTGCCGGTTTACGACGTCGAGTACTTGCAGGATGTGGAGTATTCGCTGCGCGCGCTGGCGAGCGTGGTCAAGGTGCACCGGCGCATGGCGATACCGGCGACATTGTGCATCTGCGGGCAGCTATTGGATCGCGCGGGGCCGCGCTACGCGGAGCTGCTGCGCGATGACCTGTTCGACATTCACTCGCACACCTACACGCACATGCGGCTCAAGCGCAGCAATGACTGCGAGCCCCCGGTTGACCTGGCACGGGCGCGCGATGAGCTGGAGCGAACCGCGGCGCTGCTCGAGAAGCATCTCGGCGTCACCAATCCCGGACTGCGCACGCCGGGAGGGTTCTACCGAGGCCTGCGCGGGGCGACGGATCTGCTCGCCCTGCTCGACGAACTGGGTGTTCCCTTCGTCAGCTCCGACGCGCGCGGGCCGATGGAGACGATCCCGTCGCCGCTGACCGAGCCGTATTGGTACGACGAGGACGGCTTCCCGGGCCTGCTGGAGCTGCCTGCGCAGGACTGGCACGAGAACGTGCTGAAGGGGCACAGCCCGGTGCCGTGCACGTGGCCGCCAATCCTGCCGTGGGGCTACCCGAGCCAGGCGCCGAAAACGCCTGAGGAGGAATTCGAGGTGTACCGAAAGTCGCTCCACGGCGTGGTCGAGATGGACCTGACGTACTATTCCCCGCCGATGCACCCGTGGTCGGTCTATCGCTTCAACCCCGAGGCGCGCACGGTCGAGTTGATCCTGGAAGAAGTGGGGCGGCTCGGCATGCCCGTCACCACGTTCAGCGCCGTGCAGCGGGAACTGCGCGCCCGACGCGAGGGGACATGATGAGAAGAACCCGGATCGTGTGCACCCTGGGCCCGGCGACGAGTTCCCTTCGTGTCCAGCGGGCGCTCATCAAAGCGGGCATGAACGTCGCGCGCCTGAATTTCTCCCACGGCACGCACGACGAGCACGCGCACTACATCGCGTCCATCCGCCAATTGTCGGAGGAGTTGGGGCAGCCCATCGGCATCATGCAGGACCTCAGCGGCCCGAAGCTGCGAGTCGGGGAGTTCGCCGACGGACAGGCGCACCTGCGGCGCGGGCAGACGTTCACGCTGACGTCCAGGAAAGCCGCGGGCGATGGCGAGCGCGTCTCTCTCACCTTCCCCGATCTCGCGCATTACGTCCGCAAAGGCGAACGGATCATGCTGGCGGACGGCGCCCTGGAACTGCGGGTGCAGCGGGTGAGCCGCGGCGATATCGTCTGCCGCGTGGCCAACAGCGGCGTACTGGGGTCGCATCAGGGCCTCAACGTGCCCGATACCGAGCTACCGATCCCGGCGGTCACTGACAAGGATTTGGATGACCTCGACTTCGGCATCGAGCACGGGGTGGATTGGGTGGCGATGTCGTTCGTGCGGTCGGGCGACGACCTGGCGCCGCTGCGGCGGCGAATGCGAAAGCGTAAGTGTTCGATTCCCATCATCGCCAAGATCGAAAAGCACGAGGCGGTGGACGCGCTGGACGAGATTCTGGAGGCGGCGGATGGATTGATGGTGGCGCGCGGCGACCTCGGGGTGGAGATGCCGCTCGACCGGGTGCCGGGAATCCAGAAGGAGATCATCCGCAAGTGCAACGTGACGGGCACGCCTGTGATAACCGCGACGCAGATGCTGCAGTCCATGATGGATAGCCCGCGCCCGACGCGCGCGGAAGTGACCGACATCGCCAACGCGATTCTCGACGGCAGCGACGCGGTGATGCTGTCGGGCGAGACGGCCGTCGGCAAGTACCCCGTGCGAGCGGCGAGGATGATGGCGCGCGTGGCGCGAGAGGCGGAGGAACTGCTCGATTTCGAGGCGATCCGGCGCGAGAAGACGCTCGTCGTGTCGCATAATCCGACGGACGCGATCAGCGAATCGTGCGTGGCGATGGCTCACGATCTCGACGCGAAGGCGATCATCTGCTCGACGAGTTCGGGGTACACGGCGCGGATGATCTCGAAAAACCGGCCGCGCACGCCGATTATCGCGGTGACGCCGTACAACGAGACGTATCAGCGGCTGAGCCTGGTGTGGGGCGTAAATCCTCTGCTGGTCGAGGGCAGCAGTGACACGGACGAGATGCTGGCGCGGGCGCAGGCGGCTGCAAAGGCGCACGGGTACGTGAAGGACGGCGACCTGGTGGTGATCAGCGCGGGGGTGCCGGTTGGTGTGCCCGGGCACACCAACCTGATCAAAGTGCAGGTGGTCGGGGAATGAGCCGGCACGGCGAAGGCGCCCAGGGGACGTATCCATATAATGGGTGAAGGTTAAAGGAAGGGCGCGGCGGTCGTCGAATGCATAGCGCAACGGCGAGGCTCGCTGGGGATCCGCAGGAGCGGATGTGAGGGCTCTGGCCGTCAAGCTGGTAAGGATGCTGGTCGCGGGCGCGGCCACCGGAATCGCCGGGATTGTGGTCATCTACTTCTGCTGGCGATTCCTCTGCCCCTATGCCGAGGAATGGCGGACGAGGGTTGAGGTGGCGCAACTCGAACGGCAGGTCCAAGATCTGCGTCAGGAGCATCAACGGCTCCAGCAGCAAGCGAAGCTGCTGTCCACTCCAGAGGGCGTCAAGGTCGAGGCGCGCCGACTGGGCTTGCTTAAGCCCGGCGAGAGATCGCTGCGCTTCATGACCCGCCCCGAGCCGCGCCAGACACCAGCTGAGACCGAACCACCGCCCGCCGGGGCCATCGCGCGCATCCGAACCTGGGGGCGTGCCCTGTTCGGGCGACCGGATCAGCCGGTTCCGACAGACGCGGATGCCGCGCCGAAGCCAGAGGACTGATACGCCGATCCTGCCGCGCACCCCGCGTCAGCCCGCCGGGCACCGCAAATGGACGACCTGACCGAAGCGCGCCAGCGCATGGTGGCGACTCAGCTCCGCGGGCGCGGCATCTCCGACGAGCGCGTGCTCGAAGCGATGAGCGGAGTGCCGCGTCATCGCTTCGTCCCCAGCGGCGGACGCTTCGCCTACGACGACAGCCCCCAACCCATCGGCGAGGGGCAGACCATTTCCCAGCCCTACATGGTCGCGGTCATGACCGAGGCGCTGGGGCTGACCGGGGACGAGAAGGTGCTCGAGATCGGGGCCGGCTCCGGCTATCAGGCAGCGGTGCTGGCCGAGCTGTGCCGTCAGGTGTACTCCATCGAACGCATCCCAGGGTTGGCCGAGCGCGCGAAGCGCGTGCTCGCGGAACTCGGCTACCATAACGTCGAGGTCGTCATGGGCGACGGCACTCGTGGCGTGCCGGAGCATGCTCCCTACGACGGCATCATCGTCACCGCAGCAACGCCGAGCTTGCCGCCGCCGTGGGCGGAGCAGCTCGCGGAAGGCGGGCGCATCGTCGCGCCGGTCGGTGACCGCTGGTCGCAGACTCTCATTATCGCCACCAAGGAACACGGCCACCTGAAGCAGCACAGCGGCTGCGGGTGCGTGTTCGT
Proteins encoded in this region:
- a CDS encoding polysaccharide deacetylase family protein, with the translated sequence MTPYLPVYDVEYLQDVEYSLRALASVVKVHRRMAIPATLCICGQLLDRAGPRYAELLRDDLFDIHSHTYTHMRLKRSNDCEPPVDLARARDELERTAALLEKHLGVTNPGLRTPGGFYRGLRGATDLLALLDELGVPFVSSDARGPMETIPSPLTEPYWYDEDGFPGLLELPAQDWHENVLKGHSPVPCTWPPILPWGYPSQAPKTPEEEFEVYRKSLHGVVEMDLTYYSPPMHPWSVYRFNPEARTVELILEEVGRLGMPVTTFSAVQRELRARREGT
- the pyk gene encoding pyruvate kinase, producing MMRRTRIVCTLGPATSSLRVQRALIKAGMNVARLNFSHGTHDEHAHYIASIRQLSEELGQPIGIMQDLSGPKLRVGEFADGQAHLRRGQTFTLTSRKAAGDGERVSLTFPDLAHYVRKGERIMLADGALELRVQRVSRGDIVCRVANSGVLGSHQGLNVPDTELPIPAVTDKDLDDLDFGIEHGVDWVAMSFVRSGDDLAPLRRRMRKRKCSIPIIAKIEKHEAVDALDEILEAADGLMVARGDLGVEMPLDRVPGIQKEIIRKCNVTGTPVITATQMLQSMMDSPRPTRAEVTDIANAILDGSDAVMLSGETAVGKYPVRAARMMARVAREAEELLDFEAIRREKTLVVSHNPTDAISESCVAMAHDLDAKAIICSTSSGYTARMISKNRPRTPIIAVTPYNETYQRLSLVWGVNPLLVEGSSDTDEMLARAQAAAKAHGYVKDGDLVVISAGVPVGVPGHTNLIKVQVVGE
- a CDS encoding septum formation initiator family protein, giving the protein MRALAVKLVRMLVAGAATGIAGIVVIYFCWRFLCPYAEEWRTRVEVAQLERQVQDLRQEHQRLQQQAKLLSTPEGVKVEARRLGLLKPGERSLRFMTRPEPRQTPAETEPPPAGAIARIRTWGRALFGRPDQPVPTDADAAPKPED
- a CDS encoding protein-L-isoaspartate(D-aspartate) O-methyltransferase → MDDLTEARQRMVATQLRGRGISDERVLEAMSGVPRHRFVPSGGRFAYDDSPQPIGEGQTISQPYMVAVMTEALGLTGDEKVLEIGAGSGYQAAVLAELCRQVYSIERIPGLAERAKRVLAELGYHNVEVVMGDGTRGVPEHAPYDGIIVTAATPSLPPPWAEQLAEGGRIVAPVGDRWSQTLIIATKEHGHLKQHSGCGCVFVPLIGEYGFPGD